In the Pocillopora verrucosa isolate sample1 chromosome 4, ASM3666991v2, whole genome shotgun sequence genome, TGATGTAAACAATGCAGCGTCGACAAAATCTGGATCGGACCGGACCGGACCGGACCGGACCGGACCGGACCGGACCGGATCGGATCGGATTGTTCATTTCGGTTTGCGGATATTACGTGATTCAGCATTTGATTTtcggttttcgtcaaaaattcaaacgggatttccaaattttttccgGTTTGTCTTCGATCTAAGCGGCAATTAAGTATTAagcgcctccactgatctcaAACAGCCGcgaaacgcaaatgttattgagaggaATGCGTAACAAAGCAAATGTCGCCAAAATAACTTCTCGTTAGTTGAATATCGTAGGGATCTGTAGGAGGTCAGAGAGAGTATATCAAAACACAGTTGGTACAATCGGAGTACTTTGACCAACAGAATAAGCAAGCCAGTTAGTCTGAGAAGGTTATAAGTGTTTGACTATTTGGTTTCCGAAGTCTGACATGCAACTTCACATGGCCAGACTGACTTTGTGAGCTTGATCAATTATTTATAAGAGTCAAAAGGCAAAGCTACAACTGTCTGGCATACGGGGCTGGTGCACATTGGTATTACAAGCCTATGTAAATAACTTAAAGCTACAACTCTTTCTAACAATGATATATCATCATTGGTAGCAATCTTCTTCTTGCTCTTTAAAGCTGAATTTCACACTTGAACTGTATTATTCAATAACTTTCTGAGATATCTTAATAAAGAAATACCCTACCTTTTGAAATCCACGGCCAAAGAAGCTGTCACACAATCAGGAAATGACTTGGACGCACAAACGCCAATGGCAGAATGCATCATGGAAGCACTTGCACCACCATGTACCCATCTACAATAAGTTCAAATGCGGATATCAAATTATGAAAGCTCAATTATTCTGCCAGGTTGGTGTTTATCACCAATTTCTCTGACCTGAaactcatttacatgtataTGTAATTCCCTTGGATGGAACATAAACCATCTGGAGAAGCCAGGGACTTTTTGCCTCGTAAAAACTGTCCTCAGGCTTTTGATTCACTGGAGAGTACCTATTCCCTGACCATGAAATTTAAACTCCACTAAATTAAGAGTGCATTCCAGTCTGGGTTTGGTTAATCTTCTTTCCACCTTTTCTGTGAGATGTCAGGCAGAGGTCCCTCCAAAAGACCAATTTTGTGATGACCCAAAGAATGGCTTGAAAGGAGTATGGAGTTTAATTTCTTGACATGAACCCTTGTTCAATGCAAAGCACCAACCTCCACccataagaaaatttttccataatttttccattcttaaccctttgcacccttaCAGCAGTATGCAAAATCTCCATGCAGTTCTCTACATTTCCTAGTGAGctaataaggagaatttgtttaacaatcaagaacttctttagttggtgatcatttcctttattcttgtgcccttaatttgtgattcaagggtgatattgtgaggagaaattagatgctggtcactcctataggttaaaggattaaaagacTCTTAGGCCCTTGGCCCTTGCTTCTTTTGCTTTGTTGAACACATTTCCCCACTTTCTATGGCTTCCATGAAATCACCTCCCCCTCCCTCATAACTGAATGTCGCCCACTTACCCTGGAGGTCCCTGGGTATATGATCCAAACTGAATCACTCCTTTCaccttcttttcatttttgctgAAGAAAAATACATACTCAAAGAATTTCCCTGGATATTCATTGACTAATGCTTTAGTGAAAAGCCTTCTTTCGCCATAATATATGGTGCTCTTGTGTTCAAACCAGTCGCCATTTCCTTGTTCTATTAAAtcacttttaagttttttatacAAGTCAAGAGATTCCACAGTCCAAGTTTCATTGAGAGCAGAATAATTGGATGGCTCCATGTCTGCCATTTGACTGCTCTTCTCTACTTTTTCAGTTGTTAATAAatcctgaataaaaaaaaaaatatcatcagAAAGTTAACAACAGAATAATTACCAGGCCAATTCattaattctcaaaaaaaaaaaaggggtatCATTAATCAATTAAGACCATCCGATATTCTAAGCTCCACTCTTCCCTCTTCATCTACCCTCAGGtcatttctttgatgaaaaattgtGTACAAAATCATAATAGGCCAATAATTTGTCGGTGatcattaaaagaaattatgaaaaaaaagacatgacTTCCGAGCTGTTTAAAAAGAACTAGATCAGAGAACATTAAAAGTTGTATGATATAAAAAGTGCAATTATTACAAGAGTATTGTTGTGCTTGGTTCAGAATTGTAAGTTTTAACAAGCATGAACTGTGTATGGCAAAATCCCTTcatcaaaaattacatttccccttatttctttgttccttAATCTTAGTTAAAAAGCATTTCTACACTCAGAAATGAAGCTACAGTTATAATCAATAAAAACCAGAAACCAGAATAGACTAGCCTAGTGGAGGGTCAAAGTCCATGCCATTATTTTTCTCAAACGCTGTAGCTAACTGGGTAAACCAGCACCAGCTAGAATCTTACATAATCCACCAAAATAAAGCACATTTCACAGCCGAATTCCAAAATAACCCTCCTTTAAACTTATTAAGCTATCAATAAAGAGTTTTCAAGGAAGAAACAGTACCTGTGAACACCCTTGATTTACAGTGCTATAGAGTCGACATCCTGAGGACTTCTCAGTGATAGGTAGTGGTTTCACTGTGTGGCCTTTAGTAACCTTCCACAAATGAGGCAATACACCAAAAACACAGTTCAAATATGATGCTTGTGTAACAACCTTTGGGTTCAAATAGGGCAAATTCCTTTTAAAACCCTGGTGAACTTCAACTTTACTAAGAGCATTTGAAACGTTGGGCCTCTGTCGACAGATGAATCGAGACAAAGGGTGAAGTGCCAAGCGGTTTGCATGGCTTGTCATTTCGAGATCAAATAATATACCGAGCACGTCTATAGGACTGAAAGAGAGCTGAAGCCATTTGTGTTAAAAACTACGACAATAAGAATCAAAAGTCTAAACTGAGGAA is a window encoding:
- the LOC131779140 gene encoding acyl-coenzyme A thioesterase THEM4-like — its product is MADMEPSNYSALNETWTVESLDLYKKLKSDLIEQGNGDWFEHKSTIYYGERRLFTKALVNEYPGKFFEYVFFFSKNEKKVKGVIQFGSYTQGPPGWVHGGASASMMHSAIGVCASKSFPDCVTASLAVDFKSPLLLDATALVESWVDKVEGRKIYALAELRSPDGKVLHSSSNALIIQLQPQDEDADKGKNPFGDKK